In Pleuronectes platessa chromosome 4, fPlePla1.1, whole genome shotgun sequence, the following proteins share a genomic window:
- the kif2a gene encoding kinesin-like protein KIF2A isoform X2 — MASAFGKIVVGTYVEIKRSDGRIHQAMVTSLNDDNESVTVEWIENGDTKGKEIDLESIFALNTDVAPDEEIAPSPETPPPPTPTCLKINKIAKNRRTIAPNKNDTPSKDNRVIPTRARPQQPQPPEPAPPPPSQQPVLPTQAQTQQQLQNARRKSNCVKEVEKLQEKRERRRLQQQELRERRAQEVDTTIPNYEIMYMIRDFRASLDYRPLTTSDLIEEHRICVCVRKRPLNKKELSMKDLDVITIPSKDVVMVHEPKQKVDLTRYLENQTFRFDFAFDESTTNEMVYRFTARPLVETIFERGMATCFAYGQTGSGKTHTMGGDFSGKNQDCSKGIYALAARDVFLMLKKPNYKKLDLQVYATFFEIYSGKVFDLLNRKTKLRVLEDGKQQVQVLGLQEKDVKCTEDVLKLIEVGNSCRTSGQTSANAHSSRSHAVFQIILRRKGKMHGKFSLIDLAGNERGADTSSADRQTRLEGAEINKSLLALKECIRALGLNKPHTPFRASKLTQVLRDSFIGENSRTCMIATISPGMTSCENTLNTLRYANRVKELTVDTNQVMEGGRPNIHAVNQLDLLDEQWLSISPQRDDLKLLCEQNEEEVSPQLFTFHEAVSQVVEMEDQVLEDHRAVFQESIRWLENEKELLEMTEEVDYDVESYATQLEQILDQKIEILIELRDKVKSFRSTLQEEEQASKQINPKRPRAL, encoded by the exons ATGGCGTCGGCTTTTGGGAAGATTGTGGTCGGCACTTATGTGGAGATAAAGCGCAGTGATG GACGTATACACCAGGCGATGGTGACCTCGCTGAATGATGACAACGAGAGCGTCACAGTGGAGTGGATAGAAAATGGAGACACAAAAGGGAAAGAA ATTGACTTGGAGAGTATATTTGCACTTAACACAGATGTGGCTCCCGATGAGGAGATTGCCCCTAGTCCAGAGACTCCACCCCCACCAACACCAACATGTCTGAAGATCAACAAGATTGCAAAG AACCGTCGGACGATAGCACCAAATAAGAATGACACTCCGTCCAAGGATAATAgag TGATTCCGACCCGGGCAAGACCCCAGCAGCCTCAGCCACCAGAGCCGGCGCCACCGCCTCCATCACAGCAGCCTGTGCTGCCCACTCAAGCTCAGACTCAACAGCAACTACAGAATG CGAGGAGGAAGTCGAACTGTGTGAAAGAGGTGGAGAaactgcaggagaagagagagaggcgtCGGCTTCAGCAACAGGagctcagggagagaagagcTCAG gaggTGGATACGACCATTCCTAACTATGAGATCATGTACATGATCCGAGATTTCCGAGCCAGTCTAGACTACCGGCCACTGACCACATCAGATTTG ATTGAAGAGCACagaatatgtgtttgtgtgaggaaaCGTCCACTCAACAAAAAAG AATTGTCCATGAAGGATTTGGATGTGATCACCATCCCCAGTAAGGATGTGGTGATGGTGCATGAACCTAAACAAAAGGTGGATCTGACTCGCTACCTGGAAAACCAGACGTTCCGCTTTGACTTCGCTTTTGATGAAAGCACCACCAACGAGATGGTTTACAG GTTCACTGCCAGACCTCTAGTGGAGACCATCTTTGAGAGAGGCATGGCCACTTGCTTCGCCTATGGACAGACAGGCAGCGGAAAAACACAC ACTATGGGTGGAGATTTCTCTGGGAAGAACCAAGACTGCTCCAAAGGAATTTATGCGTTAGCTG CTCGGGATGTATTTCTCATGTTGAAGAAACCCAACTACAAGAAATTAGATCTACAAGTGTATGCAACCTTCTTTGAAATCTACAGTGGAAAG GTGTTTGACCTGCTGAATCGTAAAACTAAGCTGAGGGTGCTGGAGGATGGCAAACAGCAGGTGCAGGTGTTGGGTCTTCAGGAGAAGGATGTGAAGTGCACAGAGGACGTCCTGAAACTGATAGAAGTGGGAAACAGCTGCAG AACATCAGGGCAGACGTCAGCCAACGCTCACTCATCTCGTAGCCACGCCGTATTCCAGATAATTCTTCGGAGGAAAGGCAAGATGCACGGCAAGTTCTCCCTCATCGACCTCGCAGGAAACGAGAGGGGCGCTGACACGTCGAGTGCTGACCGCCAGACGCGACTGGAAGGAGCTGAGATTAACAAAAGCCTGCTGGCGCTGAAG GAGTGCATCAGGGCTCTTGGCCTCAACAAGCCCCACACTCCATTTAGAGCCAGTAAGCTGACCCAGGTCCTTAGAGACTCCTTCATTGGGGAAAATTCACGCACATGCATG ATTGCAACAATCTCTCCTGGTATGACATCCTGTGAAAATACACTCAACACACTACGATACGCCAACAG AGTCAAGGAGCTGACTGTGGACACTAACCAAGTGATGGAGGGTGGTCGACCCAACATCCATGCTGTCAATCAGCTGGATCTTTTAGATGAGCAGTGGCTGAGTATCTCGCCACAGAGAGACGACCTCAAACTGCTCTGTGAGCAGAAT gaggaggaggtgtctcCCCAGCTATTTACCTTCCATGAGGCCGTGTCTCAGGTAGTGGAGATGGAGGATCAGGTCCTTGAGGACCACCGAGCTGTTTTCCAG GAGTCGATCCGGTGGCTGGAGAATgaaaaggagctgctggagatgaCAGAGGAGGTGGATTATGACGTGGAGTCGTACGCCACTCAGCTGGAGCAGATCCTAGACCAGAAAATAGAAATCCTCATCGAGCTCCGAG ATAAAGTGAAGTCATTCCGCTCTactctccaggaggaggagcaggccagTAAGCAGATCAATCCCAAGAGGCCACGTGCTCTTTAG
- the kif2a gene encoding kinesin-like protein KIF2A isoform X1, whose amino-acid sequence MASAFGKIVVGTYVEIKRSDGRIHQAMVTSLNDDNESVTVEWIENGDTKGKEIDLESIFALNTDVAPDEEIAPSPETPPPPTPTCLKINKIAKNRRTIAPNKNDTPSKDNRVIPTRARPQQPQPPEPAPPPPSQQPVLPTQAQTQQQLQNEFSHHLISRKDSGQLSRRKSNCVKEVEKLQEKRERRRLQQQELRERRAQEVDTTIPNYEIMYMIRDFRASLDYRPLTTSDLIEEHRICVCVRKRPLNKKELSMKDLDVITIPSKDVVMVHEPKQKVDLTRYLENQTFRFDFAFDESTTNEMVYRFTARPLVETIFERGMATCFAYGQTGSGKTHTMGGDFSGKNQDCSKGIYALAARDVFLMLKKPNYKKLDLQVYATFFEIYSGKVFDLLNRKTKLRVLEDGKQQVQVLGLQEKDVKCTEDVLKLIEVGNSCRTSGQTSANAHSSRSHAVFQIILRRKGKMHGKFSLIDLAGNERGADTSSADRQTRLEGAEINKSLLALKECIRALGLNKPHTPFRASKLTQVLRDSFIGENSRTCMIATISPGMTSCENTLNTLRYANRVKELTVDTNQVMEGGRPNIHAVNQLDLLDEQWLSISPQRDDLKLLCEQNEEEVSPQLFTFHEAVSQVVEMEDQVLEDHRAVFQESIRWLENEKELLEMTEEVDYDVESYATQLEQILDQKIEILIELRDKVKSFRSTLQEEEQASKQINPKRPRAL is encoded by the exons ATGGCGTCGGCTTTTGGGAAGATTGTGGTCGGCACTTATGTGGAGATAAAGCGCAGTGATG GACGTATACACCAGGCGATGGTGACCTCGCTGAATGATGACAACGAGAGCGTCACAGTGGAGTGGATAGAAAATGGAGACACAAAAGGGAAAGAA ATTGACTTGGAGAGTATATTTGCACTTAACACAGATGTGGCTCCCGATGAGGAGATTGCCCCTAGTCCAGAGACTCCACCCCCACCAACACCAACATGTCTGAAGATCAACAAGATTGCAAAG AACCGTCGGACGATAGCACCAAATAAGAATGACACTCCGTCCAAGGATAATAgag TGATTCCGACCCGGGCAAGACCCCAGCAGCCTCAGCCACCAGAGCCGGCGCCACCGCCTCCATCACAGCAGCCTGTGCTGCCCACTCAAGCTCAGACTCAACAGCAACTACAGAATG AGTTCTCGCATCACCTGATATCCAGAAAGGATTCTGGACAGCTTT CGAGGAGGAAGTCGAACTGTGTGAAAGAGGTGGAGAaactgcaggagaagagagagaggcgtCGGCTTCAGCAACAGGagctcagggagagaagagcTCAG gaggTGGATACGACCATTCCTAACTATGAGATCATGTACATGATCCGAGATTTCCGAGCCAGTCTAGACTACCGGCCACTGACCACATCAGATTTG ATTGAAGAGCACagaatatgtgtttgtgtgaggaaaCGTCCACTCAACAAAAAAG AATTGTCCATGAAGGATTTGGATGTGATCACCATCCCCAGTAAGGATGTGGTGATGGTGCATGAACCTAAACAAAAGGTGGATCTGACTCGCTACCTGGAAAACCAGACGTTCCGCTTTGACTTCGCTTTTGATGAAAGCACCACCAACGAGATGGTTTACAG GTTCACTGCCAGACCTCTAGTGGAGACCATCTTTGAGAGAGGCATGGCCACTTGCTTCGCCTATGGACAGACAGGCAGCGGAAAAACACAC ACTATGGGTGGAGATTTCTCTGGGAAGAACCAAGACTGCTCCAAAGGAATTTATGCGTTAGCTG CTCGGGATGTATTTCTCATGTTGAAGAAACCCAACTACAAGAAATTAGATCTACAAGTGTATGCAACCTTCTTTGAAATCTACAGTGGAAAG GTGTTTGACCTGCTGAATCGTAAAACTAAGCTGAGGGTGCTGGAGGATGGCAAACAGCAGGTGCAGGTGTTGGGTCTTCAGGAGAAGGATGTGAAGTGCACAGAGGACGTCCTGAAACTGATAGAAGTGGGAAACAGCTGCAG AACATCAGGGCAGACGTCAGCCAACGCTCACTCATCTCGTAGCCACGCCGTATTCCAGATAATTCTTCGGAGGAAAGGCAAGATGCACGGCAAGTTCTCCCTCATCGACCTCGCAGGAAACGAGAGGGGCGCTGACACGTCGAGTGCTGACCGCCAGACGCGACTGGAAGGAGCTGAGATTAACAAAAGCCTGCTGGCGCTGAAG GAGTGCATCAGGGCTCTTGGCCTCAACAAGCCCCACACTCCATTTAGAGCCAGTAAGCTGACCCAGGTCCTTAGAGACTCCTTCATTGGGGAAAATTCACGCACATGCATG ATTGCAACAATCTCTCCTGGTATGACATCCTGTGAAAATACACTCAACACACTACGATACGCCAACAG AGTCAAGGAGCTGACTGTGGACACTAACCAAGTGATGGAGGGTGGTCGACCCAACATCCATGCTGTCAATCAGCTGGATCTTTTAGATGAGCAGTGGCTGAGTATCTCGCCACAGAGAGACGACCTCAAACTGCTCTGTGAGCAGAAT gaggaggaggtgtctcCCCAGCTATTTACCTTCCATGAGGCCGTGTCTCAGGTAGTGGAGATGGAGGATCAGGTCCTTGAGGACCACCGAGCTGTTTTCCAG GAGTCGATCCGGTGGCTGGAGAATgaaaaggagctgctggagatgaCAGAGGAGGTGGATTATGACGTGGAGTCGTACGCCACTCAGCTGGAGCAGATCCTAGACCAGAAAATAGAAATCCTCATCGAGCTCCGAG ATAAAGTGAAGTCATTCCGCTCTactctccaggaggaggagcaggccagTAAGCAGATCAATCCCAAGAGGCCACGTGCTCTTTAG